In a genomic window of Deltaproteobacteria bacterium:
- the yghU gene encoding glutathione-dependent disulfide-bond oxidoreductase translates to MATNNTYTPPKVWQWNKGSGGRFANINRPIAGATHEQELPVGKHALQLYSLATPNGIKVTILLEELLERGIKEAEYDAYLVDIMKGEQFGSQFVAINPNSKIPALLDRSTNPPTRVFESGAMLVYLAEKFGAFLPKEPSARAECLSWLFWQMGSAPYIGGGFGHFYAYAPEKIEYAIDRFAMEVKRLLDVLNRHLSNHRYLCGAEYTIADMANYAWYGSLVAHNIYEAAEFLDVASYTHVLRWVKDIEARPAVQRGRRVNKSWGPEEEQMHERHSASDFAAKRS, encoded by the coding sequence GGAACAAAGGAAGTGGCGGGCGGTTCGCTAACATCAACCGGCCCATCGCGGGAGCAACGCATGAGCAAGAACTCCCGGTCGGGAAGCACGCTCTGCAACTGTACTCTCTGGCCACGCCCAACGGCATCAAGGTCACCATCTTGCTGGAGGAACTGCTCGAACGCGGCATCAAAGAAGCCGAGTACGACGCCTATCTGGTCGATATCATGAAGGGAGAGCAATTTGGCAGCCAGTTCGTGGCGATCAATCCTAATTCCAAAATTCCAGCGCTGCTTGACCGCAGCACCAACCCGCCGACACGGGTTTTCGAGTCAGGCGCGATGCTCGTCTATCTGGCAGAAAAGTTTGGTGCATTCCTGCCGAAGGAGCCGTCTGCACGGGCAGAATGCCTATCGTGGTTGTTCTGGCAGATGGGGAGCGCACCGTATATCGGCGGTGGGTTCGGTCACTTTTATGCCTACGCCCCGGAGAAGATCGAGTACGCGATCGATCGCTTTGCGATGGAGGTCAAACGGCTGTTAGATGTGTTGAATCGTCATCTCAGTAATCATCGATATCTCTGTGGCGCTGAGTACACTATTGCCGATATGGCAAACTACGCCTGGTACGGCTCGTTGGTCGCGCACAATATCTATGAAGCCGCCGAGTTTCTTGACGTCGCCTCGTACACCCATGTGCTGCGGTGGGTGAAGGACATTGAGGCACGACCGGCTGTCCAACGTGGTCGACGCGTGAACAAGTCCTGGGGACCAGAAGAAGAACAGATGCACGAACGCCACAGTGCCAGTGATTTTGCCGCTAAACGCTCGTGA
- a CDS encoding Tn3 family transposase — protein MYLCTVTSIDWDLIQTHLPDMLRVALSIKAGRLMPSTILRKLGTASRKNKLYFAFRELGRVIRTGFLLQYLSDADLRSLIQGATNKSEAFNNFIKWVTFGGAGIIAENDRDAQRKIIKYSHVVANCLIFHHVQAQTRILQQLLAERLHFSDATIARLSPYPTEHVNRFGAYALNLRRDVPLPQYEFRNTPPRKRNR, from the coding sequence CTGTACTTATGTACGGTTACCTCCATTGATTGGGACCTGATCCAGACGCATCTGCCCGATATGTTGCGCGTGGCCCTCTCGATCAAAGCGGGACGCTTGATGCCGTCCACTATTCTGCGCAAGTTGGGCACGGCTAGCCGCAAAAACAAGTTGTACTTCGCCTTTCGCGAACTAGGCCGCGTCATCCGCACCGGCTTTCTCCTGCAGTACCTCAGCGATGCTGACCTCCGCTCTCTCATCCAAGGAGCTACGAACAAGAGTGAAGCCTTCAATAACTTCATCAAATGGGTCACCTTCGGCGGCGCAGGTATCATTGCCGAGAATGATCGCGACGCACAACGCAAGATCATCAAGTACAGTCACGTGGTGGCCAACTGTTTGATCTTCCACCACGTCCAAGCGCAAACCCGTATCCTTCAACAACTCCTGGCCGAGAGATTGCACTTCTCCGATGCTACAATTGCTCGTCTCAGTCCCTATCCCACCGAGCACGTCAATCGCTTTGGTGCCTATGCGCTCAATCTCCGCCGTGATGTGCCCCTCCCACAATACGAATTCCGTAACACTCCACCTCGGAAACGGAACCGTTAG
- a CDS encoding TonB-dependent receptor, producing MCAFVHLPPDFPGSYAAIDVFNPQYGVRIPAFASKTKATSESDLAGLYLQEQAKLFNRLTLTVGGRVDFSSNNGESVDAFSPRIGLTYELRSDVAL from the coding sequence TTGTGCGCCTTTGTACACTTACCCCCGGATTTCCCTGGTTCGTATGCGGCCATCGATGTATTCAACCCACAGTACGGCGTCCGCATTCCCGCCTTCGCATCTAAGACCAAGGCGACGTCAGAAAGTGACCTCGCCGGGCTCTATCTCCAGGAGCAAGCGAAACTCTTCAATCGCCTCACGTTGACAGTCGGTGGACGTGTGGATTTTTCGTCAAACAACGGCGAGTCAGTCGATGCTTTCAGCCCGCGCATAGGACTTACGTATGAATTGCGTTCCGACGTGGCGCTGTAG
- a CDS encoding recombinase family protein, with amino-acid sequence MPGKKKTLPHHRKHLVGYARVSTLEQDLTLQLDALKRHGCTPKTIFVDTASGARAQRPGLETCLAALHAGDVLVVWRLDRLGRSMSHLVTLVEQLRERGIGFRSLCDGVIDTTTASGELVFNLFSALAQFEQRLIQERTRAGLSAARARGRKGGRKPLPPTAPKVLTAKKMYQDRSIEVRDICQMLRISRSTLYRYVAMTEAGEGKRPSAPLLPSSGRTKGRTDMPHRRRAKSDRSRGQHGRGRGVR; translated from the coding sequence ATGCCTGGCAAAAAGAAGACACTCCCACACCACCGCAAACATCTGGTCGGCTATGCGCGGGTGAGCACACTGGAGCAGGATTTGACCCTACAGCTCGATGCGCTCAAACGACACGGTTGCACACCGAAAACCATCTTCGTCGATACTGCGTCCGGCGCCCGAGCACAGCGCCCAGGATTAGAAACCTGCTTGGCAGCCCTGCACGCGGGGGATGTCCTAGTGGTCTGGCGACTGGATCGGTTGGGCCGGTCGATGTCGCATCTTGTGACGCTGGTCGAGCAGCTGCGAGAGCGGGGAATTGGGTTTCGCTCCCTCTGCGATGGCGTGATCGATACGACCACCGCTTCTGGAGAGTTAGTCTTCAATCTCTTCTCTGCCCTCGCACAATTCGAGCAACGGCTGATTCAGGAACGGACGCGCGCGGGTTTGTCAGCGGCGCGGGCACGTGGACGCAAGGGTGGACGGAAGCCTCTTCCTCCCACTGCCCCCAAAGTGCTGACCGCGAAAAAGATGTATCAGGACCGGTCGATCGAAGTCCGCGATATCTGCCAGATGCTCCGGATTTCCCGCTCGACTCTGTATCGCTATGTGGCAATGACAGAGGCAGGAGAAGGGAAAAGACCTTCTGCGCCTTTGCTCCCGAGCTCGGGCCGCACTAAAGGGAGAACGGATATGCCTCACCGGCGACGTGCAAAGAGTGATCGTTCCCGAGGTCAACACGGACGAGGAAGAGGGGTTCGCTAA